A DNA window from Methylocystis heyeri contains the following coding sequences:
- a CDS encoding sensor domain-containing protein, whose product MEALDESVGASKGAGASGAPDGSPPLDLMAMFQALPIALLLKDGSGRIICVNRACGELLGLPPDDPRAADPAGAPAQDLLGVFQGDDEEVFRGGAVVEVGCSFWCSGSAERRHGLMFKRPIYDPLGVPAFILCAIVDVTERRKVEESLRASEEKLRSLYELSPLGIALTDMEGRYVDFNGAFERICGYPREELNSLDYWTLTPREYEAEEQEHLRSLVETGCYGPYEKEYVRKDGMRVPLRLNGVLVTGSDGAPYIWSVVEDVAERKKNHDSLYLGALIFNSSSEGVLIADADENIVDVNPAFSRHLGFSREEAKGCNCSLIGLGLNEDQGTSLSEALKGQERHESETWARHKDGRRLALSATFSLIRGKDGGVFRYIMQFSDVTERRRKDETIWRQANFDPLTELPNRRLFYDRLESEISRAERAGQILAVLFIDLDRFKEANDSLGHHAGDAVLVETAQRLRRCVRSGDVVARLGGDEFTVILCELGDRSVAEHFARRINREISAPYVVDDKNIHLSASIGITVFPEDAQDAESLLKRSDLAMYQAKYEGRNRFTHFTQSLQQEADRRLTLTNDLACALERGELELFYQPIVELGSGRLAKAEALLRWRHPRRGMISPGEFIPIAEESGLILDIGDWVLNEAADVALRWAMNYEQRIQLAVNISPLQFAERTRVLQWVDRLATLHLPPGSLALEFTEGMLIRERPELQQQLSALRSIGVEMSIDDFGTGFSSLSYLKRFCIETLKIDRSFIKDIAEDATDRSLTEAIILMAKKLGIKTVAEGVETAVQLRLLEQFGCDCVQGFLFARPTPLDEFEMRFIKEAGGMLRMDPMADL is encoded by the coding sequence ATGGAAGCGCTCGACGAATCCGTGGGAGCAAGTAAAGGCGCAGGAGCCTCCGGCGCTCCCGATGGATCGCCGCCCCTCGATCTGATGGCGATGTTTCAGGCCTTGCCGATAGCGCTTTTGCTCAAGGACGGATCGGGACGCATAATCTGCGTAAACAGGGCCTGCGGCGAACTTCTGGGCCTACCGCCCGACGATCCCCGCGCGGCCGATCCGGCCGGGGCGCCCGCGCAAGATCTGCTCGGCGTGTTCCAGGGCGATGACGAGGAAGTTTTTCGAGGCGGGGCCGTCGTCGAAGTGGGGTGCAGCTTTTGGTGTTCGGGCTCAGCCGAACGCCGACACGGCCTCATGTTCAAGAGGCCTATCTACGACCCTCTGGGCGTCCCGGCGTTCATCTTATGCGCGATTGTCGACGTCACCGAGCGCAGGAAGGTCGAGGAGAGCCTGCGCGCGAGCGAAGAGAAGCTGCGGAGCCTTTACGAATTGTCGCCGCTGGGAATCGCGCTCACCGACATGGAGGGCCGCTATGTCGATTTCAATGGAGCGTTCGAGCGCATCTGCGGTTATCCGCGGGAGGAGTTGAACTCTCTCGATTATTGGACCCTCACCCCGAGAGAGTACGAGGCGGAGGAGCAAGAGCATCTCCGGTCTCTCGTCGAAACCGGCTGCTATGGCCCTTATGAAAAGGAATATGTCCGGAAAGACGGAATGCGCGTTCCGCTGCGTCTCAACGGAGTTCTGGTGACGGGCAGCGACGGCGCGCCTTACATCTGGTCGGTCGTCGAGGATGTCGCGGAGCGCAAGAAGAATCACGATTCGCTTTATCTCGGCGCTCTCATCTTCAATTCGAGCAGCGAAGGAGTTTTGATCGCCGACGCCGACGAAAACATCGTGGACGTCAATCCGGCGTTTTCGAGACATCTGGGCTTTTCCCGCGAGGAGGCCAAAGGCTGCAATTGCAGCCTGATCGGGCTGGGCCTGAACGAAGACCAGGGAACGAGCCTGTCCGAAGCCCTCAAAGGGCAAGAGCGTCACGAGAGCGAGACCTGGGCCCGGCACAAGGATGGGAGACGCCTTGCGCTGTCCGCCACCTTCAGCCTCATCCGCGGCAAGGACGGCGGCGTTTTTCGCTACATCATGCAGTTCTCCGACGTGACCGAGCGCCGCAGGAAAGACGAAACGATCTGGAGACAGGCGAATTTCGATCCCTTGACGGAACTGCCGAACCGGCGGCTCTTTTACGATCGGCTCGAGTCCGAAATCTCGCGCGCGGAGCGCGCCGGGCAAATTCTGGCGGTGCTCTTCATCGATCTGGATCGCTTCAAGGAAGCCAATGACAGTCTCGGCCATCACGCCGGAGACGCCGTATTGGTGGAGACGGCGCAGCGGTTGAGACGTTGCGTGCGATCCGGGGACGTCGTTGCGCGGTTGGGCGGCGACGAATTCACCGTGATACTTTGCGAACTGGGCGACCGTTCCGTCGCGGAGCATTTCGCCCGAAGGATCAACCGCGAGATCAGCGCGCCTTATGTCGTCGACGACAAGAACATCCATCTTTCCGCGAGCATCGGGATCACCGTATTTCCCGAGGACGCGCAGGATGCGGAGAGCTTGCTGAAGCGCTCCGATCTCGCGATGTATCAAGCCAAATACGAAGGGCGCAACCGGTTCACGCATTTTACCCAGTCGCTGCAGCAAGAGGCGGACAGGAGGCTCACGCTGACCAACGATCTCGCCTGCGCGCTGGAGCGCGGCGAACTCGAACTGTTTTATCAGCCTATCGTCGAACTCGGCAGTGGACGCCTGGCGAAGGCGGAGGCGCTGCTGCGCTGGCGCCATCCCCGGCGGGGAATGATCAGCCCGGGAGAATTCATTCCGATTGCCGAGGAGTCGGGTCTTATTCTGGATATCGGCGATTGGGTTCTGAACGAGGCGGCCGACGTCGCGTTGCGCTGGGCGATGAATTACGAGCAAAGGATTCAGCTGGCCGTGAATATTTCCCCCCTGCAGTTCGCTGAGCGGACGAGGGTCCTGCAATGGGTGGACAGGCTCGCAACGCTGCATCTGCCGCCGGGATCGCTCGCGTTGGAGTTCACCGAAGGCATGCTCATACGGGAGCGGCCGGAATTGCAGCAACAGCTCTCGGCGTTGCGGAGCATCGGCGTGGAAATGTCCATCGACGATTTCGGAACGGGGTTCTCGTCGCTCTCCTATCTGAAGCGTTTCTGCATCGAGACGCTGAAGATCGACCGATCTTTCATCAAGGACATCGCCGAGGACGCGACCGACAGGTCGCTTACGGAGGCGATCATCCTGATGGCGAAAAAGCTCGGCATAAAGACGGTCGCCGAGGGCGTCGAAACCGCAGTGCAGCTCCGACTGCTGGAGCAATTCGGTTGCGATTGCGTTCAAGGGTTTCTGTTTGCGCGCCCCACGCCGCTCGACGAATTCGAAATGCGGTTCATCAAAGAAGCCGGCGGCATGCTCAGAATGGATCCTATGGCGGATCTCTAG
- a CDS encoding cellulase family glycosylhydrolase, which produces MFFKNGPFAAACVLAVGWLASGFGAALAGDGRIATIAGTGLPGYSGDGGASATAQLHLPIRAVSSLDGGILIADEANNVVRKIRPDGTIHTIAGIVGLPGFSGDGGPATSARLNGPTGVASLPDGGFMIADRLNHRIRRVSPSGVITTIAGNGSACANPAGHCGDGGPAVAAHLNRPNRVLPLPDGSFLITEDGGDKVRKVSASGTITRVAGDGVRCGLSTAPCGDGGPAVLARLNMPDGIALLPDGGIAISDSGDNRIRAVSTSGVITTIAGNGVAGSWGENIAATSANLNAPSSVAAAADGTIVIADTYSHLVRAVKNGVIHTLAGTADSPCPSAVSACGDGGAATSAQLNMPFDASVTPDGYVLVADWRDNRIRRVNSSLGGSPTVAVNGRRLVNGAGQPVQLRGTNRAIYESRCIYDNSGFPDGPDDQASVTAMLPWKMTTVRITLNEDCWLGINGLPAGGDVTGYRNAVAAYVDLLRNDGFYVVVEAHVSAPGVFQSTQIDYMPDADHMPDFWRSVAATFRSDHGIIFDLINEVGMASWNDPHPTPAGQWACWRDGCTLDSVYGGRFAAAGVQSLVNAIRSQGATQPIVLGGLSYNSDLSQLLAYLPADPQGQLIASAHIYDFGVGNGIDGMFTGQLEPIAAVLPVMLGELGEQYCDSGSAGYTSHALSLIDGETAKGNVFGVLGWTWNAKTATSTGWNCPTDAFGNGGPLMIRDYAGTPTVMGGVFSAWFAAKAGAP; this is translated from the coding sequence ATGTTTTTCAAGAATGGACCCTTCGCCGCGGCTTGCGTCCTCGCCGTCGGCTGGCTGGCGAGCGGCTTCGGAGCCGCTTTGGCGGGAGATGGCCGCATTGCAACCATCGCGGGAACCGGACTGCCCGGCTATTCAGGCGACGGGGGCGCCTCGGCCACGGCGCAGCTCCATCTTCCGATACGCGCCGTTTCTTCGCTGGACGGAGGCATATTGATCGCCGACGAGGCCAATAACGTCGTTCGCAAGATCCGACCCGACGGAACCATCCACACCATCGCCGGAATTGTAGGGCTGCCGGGCTTCAGCGGAGACGGAGGCCCCGCCACATCCGCTCGGCTGAACGGGCCGACCGGGGTCGCTTCTTTGCCCGACGGCGGCTTTATGATTGCGGATCGTTTGAATCATCGTATTCGCCGCGTGTCGCCGTCCGGCGTCATAACTACTATCGCAGGAAACGGATCCGCATGCGCTAATCCGGCCGGCCATTGCGGCGACGGCGGCCCCGCCGTGGCGGCGCATCTGAACAGGCCCAATCGCGTTCTTCCGCTCCCCGACGGGAGCTTTCTGATCACCGAGGACGGCGGCGACAAGGTCAGGAAGGTTTCAGCCTCCGGAACCATCACCCGCGTCGCTGGCGACGGCGTTCGCTGCGGACTGTCTACCGCCCCCTGCGGCGACGGCGGTCCCGCCGTCCTGGCCCGCCTCAACATGCCCGACGGGATCGCACTGCTGCCCGATGGCGGCATCGCCATCAGCGACTCCGGCGACAACAGAATCCGCGCAGTCTCAACCTCTGGCGTCATCACCACCATCGCCGGCAACGGCGTCGCCGGCAGCTGGGGCGAAAATATCGCCGCGACGAGCGCCAACCTCAACGCCCCGAGCAGCGTCGCGGCGGCGGCGGACGGAACCATCGTCATCGCCGACACCTACAGCCATCTGGTGCGGGCGGTTAAGAACGGCGTCATTCACACGCTGGCCGGAACGGCCGACTCCCCCTGCCCTTCCGCCGTCAGCGCATGCGGCGACGGCGGAGCCGCGACGAGCGCCCAGTTGAACATGCCTTTCGATGCGAGCGTGACGCCCGACGGCTATGTGCTCGTCGCGGATTGGCGCGACAACCGCATTCGTCGGGTGAATTCCTCTCTCGGCGGTTCGCCGACGGTCGCCGTCAACGGCCGCCGACTCGTCAACGGAGCGGGACAACCCGTTCAGTTGAGGGGAACAAACCGGGCGATATACGAAAGCCGCTGCATCTACGACAATTCGGGCTTCCCGGACGGCCCCGACGACCAGGCCTCGGTGACCGCTATGCTGCCGTGGAAGATGACCACGGTCCGCATCACGCTCAATGAAGATTGCTGGCTGGGGATCAACGGCCTGCCGGCCGGCGGCGACGTGACCGGCTATCGCAATGCGGTGGCGGCTTATGTCGACCTGCTGCGCAACGACGGCTTCTACGTGGTCGTCGAAGCGCATGTGTCGGCGCCGGGCGTCTTTCAGTCGACGCAGATCGACTATATGCCCGACGCCGACCACATGCCGGACTTCTGGCGAAGCGTCGCCGCGACCTTCAGGAGCGACCACGGGATCATTTTCGACTTGATCAACGAAGTCGGCATGGCGTCCTGGAATGATCCGCATCCGACCCCGGCCGGACAATGGGCCTGCTGGCGCGACGGCTGCACGCTGGATTCGGTCTATGGGGGAAGATTCGCCGCGGCCGGAGTTCAATCGCTCGTGAACGCGATCAGGTCGCAGGGGGCGACTCAACCCATCGTTCTGGGAGGCCTCAGCTACAACAGCGATCTCTCCCAGCTCCTCGCCTATTTGCCGGCCGATCCGCAGGGACAATTGATCGCCTCCGCCCATATCTACGACTTCGGCGTCGGGAACGGGATCGACGGCATGTTCACGGGGCAGCTGGAGCCGATCGCAGCCGTCTTGCCTGTGATGCTGGGCGAACTCGGCGAGCAATATTGCGATTCAGGCTCCGCCGGCTACACCAGCCATGCGCTCTCGCTGATCGACGGCGAGACGGCCAAAGGCAATGTGTTCGGCGTCCTGGGATGGACCTGGAACGCCAAAACCGCGACGTCGACAGGGTGGAACTGCCCGACCGACGCCTTTGGAAACGGCGGGCCGCTCATGATCCGCGATTATGCCGGCACGCCGACGGTGATGGGCGGCGTCTTCTCGGCGTGGTTCGCCGCAAAGGCCGGCGCGCCCTGA
- a CDS encoding DUF4239 domain-containing protein, with protein MLLFLCQLPVWEASLLLVVAPTLIAMAGPVVVRRRVDLLRLTTNNEIAGFKFATVGVIYAVILAFAIVAVWERYSEAETATTKEAGAAATLYRLAQGPEPAAVAARQALTAYLDSAIRDDWPAMAAETESRKTTAALNSLYDAILALPEILPRKAAAAPAMIGELDIITQARRTRLHLSEGIIPSMLWGILVCGALMTVAFTFFFGTENLSAQVAMTGILSSIVFMGLLVLVSFDHPFTGPVHASAQPLQAVIDDFGSDLLKHSRE; from the coding sequence ATGCTGCTTTTCCTTTGCCAGCTTCCGGTTTGGGAGGCAAGTCTTCTGCTGGTCGTGGCGCCGACGCTCATAGCCATGGCGGGCCCTGTCGTCGTGCGGCGAAGGGTCGATCTCCTCCGCCTGACCACCAACAATGAAATCGCCGGGTTCAAATTCGCGACGGTGGGAGTGATCTACGCCGTCATCCTCGCTTTCGCCATCGTGGCGGTATGGGAGCGCTACAGCGAAGCCGAGACTGCGACCACCAAGGAAGCCGGCGCCGCGGCGACGCTCTATCGTCTCGCCCAGGGGCCCGAACCCGCCGCCGTAGCGGCGCGGCAGGCGCTCACCGCCTATCTCGACTCGGCCATACGGGACGACTGGCCTGCCATGGCGGCTGAAACCGAGAGCCGCAAGACCACCGCGGCGCTCAATTCTCTCTACGACGCCATTCTGGCCCTGCCCGAAATCCTCCCGAGGAAAGCCGCCGCGGCGCCCGCGATGATCGGCGAACTCGACATCATAACCCAGGCGCGCCGCACCCGCCTGCATCTCTCGGAGGGCATCATTCCCTCAATGCTCTGGGGGATACTGGTCTGCGGCGCGCTCATGACCGTCGCCTTCACATTCTTCTTTGGAACGGAGAATCTCTCCGCTCAGGTCGCGATGACGGGCATATTGTCGTCGATCGTGTTCATGGGATTGCTGGTCCTCGTCTCTTTCGACCATCCCTTCACCGGTCCGGTGCACGCCAGCGCGCAACCGCTGCAAGCCGTGATCGACGACTTCGGTTCTGATTTGCTTAAGCATTCAAGAGAATGA
- the smbP gene encoding small metal-binding protein SmbP, translating to MNYRTVVFSLLLSIAMTSSPASLAAEDPVLNKAIERTKAALAEKDDAHAFVVHLRNALRYANDAFHHRVTGKDLEAHNRLGRARPHLKQAIVDARMRRLDGAHNQAKEALEHLEAATK from the coding sequence ATGAACTACAGGACTGTCGTTTTCTCATTGCTTCTGAGTATTGCCATGACGTCTTCTCCGGCGTCCCTCGCCGCCGAAGACCCTGTTTTGAACAAGGCGATCGAACGGACCAAGGCCGCGCTCGCGGAGAAGGACGACGCCCATGCCTTCGTCGTACATCTGCGCAATGCGCTCAGATACGCCAACGACGCCTTTCACCACAGGGTCACCGGAAAAGACCTGGAGGCTCACAATCGTCTGGGGCGGGCTCGGCCGCATCTCAAGCAGGCCATCGTCGACGCCCGCATGCGCCGCCTCGACGGCGCGCACAACCAGGCCAAGGAAGCGCTCGAACATCTCGAGGCGGCAACCAAATAG
- a CDS encoding site-2 protease family protein, whose amino-acid sequence MGWSITIGRFAGTAVRIHVTFLLFLAWIGFSAFARGGAAAARENVIFIIAIFTCVVLHEFGHILVAKRFGIDSKEVTLLPIGGVADINKMPEKPSQELLIALAGPAVNLVIAGVLLLGVDAIKPEALAHLDDPGSGLLGRLAVTNIFLAVFNMVPAFPMDGGRVLHAALGLWLGEMQATRIAAAIGQAFALLLGFLGLFGHPMLLFIALFIFFAASGEAQMSLTAQTARGVKVSDAMETRITAIDRGATISDAVEILLAAPQDSFPLVDQKGALVGMLSRTDIVDALKSAAPDAPIAAFAQKDFPIIGPGETLDKALDKLNDAAVVGVAGEDGVLQGLVTGQSIAEVMLIKAARPDWRFSRPPKTSLR is encoded by the coding sequence ATGGGATGGTCAATCACTATCGGGCGGTTTGCGGGAACCGCCGTCCGCATTCATGTCACCTTCCTGCTGTTCCTGGCCTGGATCGGCTTCTCCGCCTTCGCGCGCGGAGGCGCCGCAGCGGCGCGCGAAAACGTGATCTTCATCATCGCGATCTTCACCTGCGTCGTGCTGCATGAGTTCGGCCACATATTGGTGGCGAAGCGCTTCGGCATCGACTCCAAGGAGGTCACGCTGCTGCCGATCGGAGGCGTCGCCGATATCAACAAAATGCCCGAAAAGCCCTCTCAGGAACTGCTGATCGCGCTAGCGGGGCCGGCGGTGAATCTCGTGATAGCGGGAGTGTTGCTGCTGGGCGTGGACGCTATCAAGCCCGAGGCGCTCGCCCATCTCGACGATCCGGGGAGCGGTCTGCTCGGGCGGCTGGCCGTCACCAATATCTTTCTGGCCGTGTTCAACATGGTGCCGGCCTTTCCGATGGATGGCGGCAGGGTTTTGCATGCGGCCCTCGGTCTGTGGCTGGGAGAGATGCAGGCCACCAGGATAGCAGCCGCGATCGGCCAGGCCTTCGCCCTGTTGCTCGGTTTCCTCGGCCTCTTCGGCCATCCCATGCTGCTTTTCATCGCCCTTTTCATCTTCTTCGCGGCGTCCGGCGAGGCGCAGATGAGCCTTACGGCGCAAACCGCCCGAGGCGTGAAGGTCAGCGACGCGATGGAAACCCGCATCACGGCGATCGACCGCGGAGCCACCATAAGCGACGCGGTCGAAATCCTGCTGGCTGCGCCGCAGGACAGCTTTCCCCTGGTCGATCAAAAAGGCGCGCTCGTCGGCATGTTGTCGCGCACCGATATCGTCGACGCGCTCAAGAGCGCTGCGCCGGATGCGCCGATTGCAGCCTTTGCGCAAAAGGATTTTCCGATCATCGGACCCGGCGAGACGCTGGACAAGGCGCTCGACAAGCTGAATGATGCGGCGGTCGTCGGCGTCGCCGGGGAAGACGGCGTATTGCAGGGGCTCGTTACCGGGCAATCCATCGCCGAGGTCATGCTGATCAAAGCGGCGCGACCAGACTGGCGGTTCTCGCGACCGCCCAAAACGTCTCTCAGGTGA
- a CDS encoding serine hydrolase domain-containing protein: MRRRDCLASLLLCLGPAPAFAEEQSASLDQQLEATRAEHGLPAIAAAVAKKGEIVASGAAGVRAYGRNEKVTVNDRFHIGSDTKAMTATLAGMLVDEGKLRWTSTIGEVLGGEIPGMRPRLAGVTLEQLLSHSGGISPDNDEILRLYFNPDNFHYEAPEMRIRAIRALKAHLLRTPPGLGFHYSNCGYMIAGAMIEKAAGVSWEEFLTTRLYAPLKLTTAGIGPQATTGRFDAAVGHNLDDSGKITPMPWGPAADLPPLVGPAGCAHMSVLDFARWASWNASGGKRGPALVKPETLLEIHRPRISTGKLPNARPGTPQEGEYAFGWGVIKFDWTANPVLTHNGSNSMNFAKVLVDKNKDLAITLTTNIAGKRAEDALLRLQQALYLKYA, translated from the coding sequence ATGCGCCGCCGCGACTGTCTCGCCTCCCTCCTTCTTTGCCTCGGCCCCGCCCCCGCTTTCGCGGAGGAGCAAAGCGCAAGCCTGGACCAGCAACTCGAGGCGACCCGCGCCGAGCACGGCCTGCCCGCCATAGCCGCGGCGGTCGCCAAAAAAGGCGAGATCGTCGCTTCTGGCGCCGCGGGCGTGCGCGCCTACGGACGAAACGAAAAAGTCACCGTCAACGACCGCTTTCACATCGGCTCCGACACCAAGGCCATGACCGCGACGCTCGCGGGAATGCTGGTCGACGAAGGCAAGCTGCGTTGGACGTCCACGATCGGCGAAGTTCTCGGGGGCGAGATCCCGGGCATGAGGCCGAGGCTCGCCGGGGTTACGCTGGAGCAACTCCTTTCGCATTCGGGAGGGATTTCCCCGGACAACGACGAGATCCTCAGGCTCTATTTCAACCCCGACAATTTTCATTACGAAGCGCCCGAGATGCGCATTCGCGCAATCCGCGCCCTCAAGGCTCACCTCCTCCGCACCCCCCCGGGCCTCGGATTCCATTACTCCAATTGCGGCTACATGATCGCCGGCGCGATGATCGAGAAAGCGGCCGGAGTCTCCTGGGAGGAGTTCCTCACCACCCGGCTCTATGCGCCTTTGAAGCTGACGACGGCGGGTATAGGCCCTCAGGCGACGACGGGCAGGTTCGACGCCGCCGTGGGCCATAATCTGGACGACTCCGGCAAGATCACGCCCATGCCCTGGGGACCGGCGGCGGATCTTCCTCCGCTGGTGGGGCCGGCCGGCTGCGCTCACATGTCGGTGCTGGATTTCGCCCGCTGGGCGTCGTGGAACGCTTCGGGCGGCAAACGCGGTCCCGCGCTGGTGAAGCCCGAGACGCTGCTTGAAATTCATCGTCCGCGTATAAGCACCGGAAAATTGCCTAATGCGCGCCCCGGAACGCCGCAGGAAGGCGAATATGCGTTCGGCTGGGGCGTGATCAAATTCGACTGGACGGCAAATCCAGTGCTGACGCACAACGGCTCCAACTCGATGAACTTCGCCAAGGTCCTCGTCGACAAGAACAAGGATCTGGCGATAACCCTGACCACGAACATCGCCGGGAAAAGGGCGGAAGACGCGCTCCTTAGGCTTCAACAGGCGCTCTATCTGAAATACGCCTAA
- a CDS encoding P1 family peptidase, which translates to MTTPANLITDVAGLAVGNAEDLRAATGVTAVVFDEAATASIAIHGGAPGVRDTALLEPEMTVERVDALVLSGGSVYGLDAMGGTLALLRERNRGFAIGDMRAPIAPGAILFDLLNGGDKNWGRMPPYWELGYQAAENASRLFRLGSVGAGLGANTANLKGGLGSASATTSNGYRVGALVAVNSLGQATIGDSPHFWAAPFERGQEFGGLGWPKATPFSALELRLQTDRLENTTIAIVATDAPLTKTQAKRLAVQAHDGMAHALRPAHSELDGDIVFAASTARNARPPQFRDLAEIGMIAADTLARAIARGVFEATALSVDGAFPTWRDLFATQQGLG; encoded by the coding sequence ATGACGACGCCGGCCAATCTCATCACCGACGTCGCCGGTCTCGCCGTCGGCAACGCCGAGGACCTGCGTGCGGCAACGGGCGTCACGGCCGTCGTGTTCGACGAGGCCGCCACCGCATCGATAGCCATTCATGGCGGCGCGCCCGGCGTGCGCGACACCGCCCTGCTCGAACCCGAGATGACGGTCGAGCGCGTCGACGCACTGGTTCTCTCCGGCGGCTCCGTCTACGGCCTCGACGCCATGGGCGGAACCCTCGCCCTCTTGCGAGAACGCAATCGTGGCTTCGCCATAGGAGACATGCGCGCGCCGATCGCGCCGGGCGCAATCCTGTTCGATCTGCTCAATGGCGGCGACAAGAACTGGGGCCGCATGCCCCCCTACTGGGAACTCGGCTATCAGGCCGCCGAAAATGCGTCGCGGCTGTTCCGGCTCGGCTCCGTCGGAGCCGGACTCGGGGCCAACACCGCCAATCTCAAGGGCGGCCTCGGTTCGGCGAGCGCGACCACTTCAAACGGCTACCGTGTCGGAGCCCTCGTCGCGGTGAACAGTCTGGGACAGGCGACCATCGGCGACAGCCCCCATTTCTGGGCGGCGCCCTTCGAGCGCGGTCAGGAATTCGGCGGCCTCGGCTGGCCGAAGGCCACTCCTTTTTCCGCTCTCGAACTGCGGCTTCAGACCGACCGGCTCGAAAACACCACGATCGCAATCGTGGCGACGGACGCTCCGCTGACAAAGACGCAGGCCAAGCGACTCGCGGTGCAGGCGCATGACGGCATGGCGCACGCCCTGCGCCCCGCTCATTCCGAGCTGGACGGAGATATTGTTTTCGCCGCTTCGACGGCGCGAAACGCCCGCCCGCCACAGTTCCGCGACCTCGCCGAAATCGGCATGATCGCGGCGGATACGCTGGCGAGAGCGATAGCTCGCGGCGTTTTTGAAGCGACCGCCCTATCCGTTGACGGCGCATTTCCGACATGGCGTGACCTTTTCGCCACACAGCAAGGGCTCGGCTGA